In one Flavobacteriales bacterium genomic region, the following are encoded:
- a CDS encoding T9SS type A sorting domain-containing protein, which produces MKSRDKMIRRTRWWAPAAMLLGGLFQANAAQAQFCNATVTNGGVVTPTGTVQTVVGASGTRTYWTFNTTAGTSYTFQNCGSGGDTYLRLYSTATGGTVLASNDDGCGTQSTVTYVETASSTRSILLTNFSCNTLSANTTLSYSSAAPWDPCATIPTISACGVSTVSSHTGAGSWSPGTCGFSTPGQEKLYTFTPSVTGAHALQVTAATGGYVDYFWKLASDGCTSTGWTCIDDLNAAATVNLPSWTAGVPVYIMLDPENTGAMTHTFQINCPAACTAPTSSAATSITTGSALANWTCAGCTGTGPFIVEYGPAATFTTPGSGATAGPNGTVIPGATAPQLISGLASSTQYRYFVRQDCDGGNTTFSPNSAGQTFTTLAAPPPNDACSNAITIACASTPVTGSTILATVDAEYSDCGAGNEGPQGGVWYRIVGDDNQYTITTCDASGTGYDTRLTVYSGSCGAFTCVTANDDMTPACTTGSFRSRVQFNANSGTDYYVFVHGYGTPGATGNFILNITCAPLCLPVPGNDVCASATALTVDAAPTAGTNTCAAATVGNPTCESAFATLPDVFYSFTASAAGTNLITFNLYTASNLGYALYDACGGTQIACNPGVTSGTTYTHTGLTSGNTYWVRVWTDDITTGTFDVQVNQPCQPAATRTAVPSCGTNEFFIDVNVTDLGTSSDLDITTDFVGDAEPTSVGLGVTQIGPYPSGTTVVVTLVHDNGGICNLTLTGLSYNCPPANDACANAINVSSYPYASPVVNNSLATDDVPASVCTGPYKNVWWRVEGVCGTMTASTCAGSNFDTEIAVFSGDCLTPLEVICNDDFCGVQSQVTWNSTPGAFYYISVGSYSSFSSTGNIALTVTATVDDTDGDLIADCDDNCPTTPGEQGDACDDSNPNTVLDVLNGSCVCAGQACTTDLDLIWQPDGVSSITWELRQQGTDILVQAGGGIYPETPAYSEATCLPDGCFYLVVTDDAGDGIAGGGYQLKINSGARIIDNLTDAFGSGGFTSGYTSQVANGEGFCLPLGQDRLIFTSCDKTDWKTSPCGGEFVVANTNAAVSTEYGVSNATSGYQMWWFDPNGGYSFKRFQSHNTSNGLPASATRACHFQLNSWSGNQLQEGVVYNVKVRGRVAGNYLPWGPACRLTVNNAAAQCPRTKLMDIPGNQYLSCGQTRPVGTSQASLVHAKPVRRMNNNCNWVSANRYQFRFRLPAENFELVKTSALGKYFVNTNGLQCDKTYEVDVRASFDGGATWCHSSDPWGDVCLLTTTCSNALAEEGTSTGTAAGTLRMYPNPNQGDQLMLSLSAVAEGVQTVSIDLFDVFGKRVAARTIPVQDGFVNTMLELNGELANGLYMVSITAGADSYTERLVIQK; this is translated from the coding sequence ATGAAGAGTCGAGACAAGATGATCAGGCGAACGCGCTGGTGGGCCCCTGCGGCGATGCTGCTGGGCGGCCTCTTTCAGGCCAATGCTGCGCAGGCCCAGTTCTGTAATGCCACGGTCACGAATGGAGGTGTTGTTACACCGACAGGTACCGTTCAAACAGTTGTTGGAGCATCAGGCACCCGCACGTATTGGACGTTCAACACTACGGCTGGCACGAGTTATACGTTCCAGAACTGTGGTTCAGGTGGTGACACCTACCTCCGCCTGTATTCCACCGCCACTGGAGGCACGGTCCTGGCCAGCAACGACGACGGCTGCGGTACACAATCCACGGTGACCTATGTGGAAACAGCCAGTTCCACACGTTCCATCCTGCTCACCAATTTCAGTTGCAATACGCTCTCCGCCAACACCACGCTGAGCTATTCCAGCGCGGCTCCGTGGGATCCCTGTGCCACCATCCCGACGATCTCCGCCTGCGGGGTGAGCACGGTTTCCTCGCACACGGGCGCGGGCTCTTGGAGCCCTGGCACCTGTGGATTCAGCACCCCGGGACAGGAAAAACTCTACACCTTCACCCCCAGCGTCACCGGAGCCCACGCCTTGCAGGTGACGGCCGCTACGGGTGGCTATGTGGATTACTTCTGGAAGCTGGCCTCTGATGGATGCACCAGCACCGGTTGGACCTGCATTGATGACCTGAACGCTGCGGCAACGGTCAACCTTCCCTCTTGGACGGCTGGCGTTCCCGTGTACATCATGCTGGATCCGGAGAATACGGGGGCGATGACCCACACCTTCCAGATCAACTGCCCGGCGGCCTGCACCGCGCCCACCTCTTCCGCTGCCACGAGCATCACAACCGGCAGCGCATTGGCCAACTGGACCTGCGCCGGTTGCACGGGCACCGGTCCCTTCATCGTGGAATACGGCCCTGCGGCCACCTTCACCACCCCTGGCAGCGGCGCCACCGCCGGTCCCAATGGCACGGTGATCCCCGGCGCCACGGCCCCGCAATTGATCAGCGGCCTGGCCAGCAGCACCCAATACCGCTACTTCGTCCGTCAGGACTGCGATGGCGGCAACACCACCTTCAGCCCCAACAGCGCGGGCCAGACTTTCACCACGCTGGCGGCTCCCCCGCCCAACGATGCCTGCAGCAATGCGATCACCATCGCCTGCGCCAGCACGCCGGTGACGGGCTCCACCATCCTGGCCACCGTTGATGCTGAATACAGCGACTGCGGCGCGGGCAACGAAGGCCCCCAGGGCGGCGTGTGGTACCGGATCGTGGGCGATGACAACCAGTACACCATCACCACCTGCGATGCCAGCGGCACCGGCTACGACACCCGCCTCACCGTGTACAGCGGCAGCTGCGGCGCCTTCACCTGCGTGACGGCCAACGATGACATGACCCCCGCCTGCACCACCGGCAGCTTCCGCAGCCGCGTGCAGTTCAACGCCAACAGCGGCACGGACTACTACGTGTTCGTGCACGGCTACGGCACCCCCGGCGCCACGGGCAACTTCATCCTCAACATCACCTGCGCGCCGCTGTGCCTGCCGGTGCCGGGCAATGACGTGTGCGCCAGCGCCACGGCCCTGACGGTGGATGCCGCCCCCACGGCCGGTACCAACACCTGCGCCGCCGCCACGGTGGGCAACCCCACCTGCGAGAGCGCCTTCGCCACGCTGCCCGATGTGTTCTACTCCTTCACGGCCAGCGCTGCGGGCACCAACCTCATCACCTTCAACCTCTACACCGCGAGCAACCTGGGCTATGCCCTCTACGATGCCTGCGGAGGCACGCAGATCGCCTGCAACCCGGGCGTGACCAGCGGCACCACCTACACCCACACGGGCCTCACCAGCGGCAACACCTACTGGGTGCGCGTGTGGACGGACGACATCACCACGGGCACCTTCGATGTGCAGGTGAATCAACCCTGCCAGCCTGCCGCCACCCGCACCGCGGTGCCCAGCTGCGGCACCAACGAGTTCTTCATCGATGTGAACGTGACCGACCTGGGCACGAGCAGCGACCTGGACATCACCACCGACTTCGTGGGCGATGCCGAGCCCACCAGTGTGGGCCTGGGCGTGACGCAGATCGGCCCCTACCCCAGCGGCACCACGGTGGTGGTGACCCTGGTGCACGACAACGGCGGCATCTGCAACCTCACCCTGACGGGGCTCTCCTACAACTGCCCGCCGGCCAACGATGCTTGCGCCAACGCGATCAACGTGAGCAGCTATCCGTACGCGAGCCCGGTGGTGAACAACAGCCTGGCCACGGACGATGTGCCCGCCTCGGTGTGCACCGGCCCCTACAAGAACGTGTGGTGGCGCGTGGAGGGCGTTTGCGGCACCATGACCGCCAGCACCTGCGCCGGCTCCAACTTCGACACCGAGATCGCCGTGTTCAGCGGCGACTGCCTCACCCCGCTTGAAGTGATCTGCAACGACGACTTCTGCGGCGTGCAGAGCCAGGTGACCTGGAACTCCACCCCCGGTGCGTTCTACTACATCTCGGTGGGCAGCTACTCCAGCTTCTCCAGCACGGGCAACATCGCGCTCACGGTGACCGCCACGGTGGACGACACCGATGGCGACCTGATCGCCGACTGCGACGACAACTGCCCCACCACCCCCGGTGAGCAGGGCGATGCCTGCGACGACAGCAACCCGAACACGGTGCTGGATGTGCTCAACGGCAGCTGCGTGTGCGCGGGCCAGGCCTGCACCACCGACCTCGACCTGATCTGGCAGCCCGATGGCGTGAGCAGCATCACCTGGGAGCTCCGCCAGCAGGGCACCGACATCCTGGTGCAGGCCGGCGGCGGCATCTACCCCGAGACCCCCGCCTACAGCGAGGCCACCTGCCTGCCCGACGGCTGCTTCTACCTGGTGGTGACCGATGACGCCGGAGACGGCATCGCCGGCGGCGGCTACCAGCTGAAGATCAACAGCGGCGCGCGCATCATCGACAACCTCACCGATGCCTTCGGCAGCGGCGGATTCACCAGCGGATACACCAGCCAGGTCGCCAATGGCGAGGGCTTCTGCCTGCCCCTGGGCCAGGACCGCCTGATCTTCACCAGCTGCGACAAGACGGACTGGAAGACCAGCCCCTGCGGCGGCGAGTTCGTGGTGGCCAACACCAACGCGGCCGTGAGCACCGAGTACGGCGTGAGCAACGCCACCAGCGGTTACCAGATGTGGTGGTTCGACCCCAACGGCGGCTACAGCTTCAAGCGCTTCCAGAGCCACAATACCTCCAACGGCCTGCCCGCCAGCGCCACCCGCGCCTGCCACTTCCAGCTCAACAGCTGGAGCGGCAACCAGCTGCAGGAGGGCGTGGTGTACAACGTGAAAGTCCGCGGTCGCGTGGCCGGCAACTACCTGCCTTGGGGACCGGCCTGCCGCCTCACGGTGAACAACGCCGCTGCGCAATGCCCCCGCACCAAGCTCATGGACATCCCCGGCAACCAATACCTGAGCTGCGGACAGACCCGCCCGGTGGGCACCAGCCAGGCCAGCCTGGTGCATGCCAAGCCCGTGCGCCGCATGAACAACAACTGCAACTGGGTGAGCGCCAACCGCTACCAGTTCCGCTTCCGCCTGCCCGCCGAGAACTTCGAGCTGGTGAAGACCAGCGCGCTGGGCAAGTACTTCGTGAACACCAACGGGCTGCAGTGCGACAAGACCTACGAGGTGGATGTGCGCGCCAGCTTCGATGGCGGCGCCACCTGGTGCCACAGCAGCGATCCCTGGGGCGATGTGTGCCTGCTCACCACCACCTGCAGCAATGCACTGGCTGAGGAGGGCACCAGCACGGGCACCGCTGCGGGCACCCTGCGCATGTACCCCAACCCCAACCAGGGCGACCAGCTGATGCTGAGCCTGAGCGCGGTGGCCGAGGGCGTGCAGACGGTGAGCATCGACCTCTTCGATGTGTTCGGCAAGCGCGTGGCGGCCCGCACCATCCCCGTGCAGGACGGCTTCGTGAACACCATGCTGGAGCTCAACGGCGAGCTCGCCAACGGCCTCTACATGGTGAGCATCACCGCCGGTGCCGACAGCTACACCGAGCGACTGGTGATCCAGAAGTAA
- a CDS encoding proprotein convertase P-domain-containing protein, translating to MHHANPTWPAAFLRLLLLMALLVPPALARAQVASMYAFSQSPGTFTAITGGTQLWATTFDDNVSAAQTIPAFTFNGTAYTQLYVSTNGFITFGSAPAGNNYTPLSSTATYQRCISAFGADLVNASSGTRDVRWQTVGNEVVVQWRGLRRYSFFGLSESFSFQVRLNTATGEIRTVYGPFASGPANSTAQQPQVGLRGPSNAFATDVNNRLVGTGSENWATSLAGTANTSAMRFTSASPAKSWSSGLTYTWTPVNCTAPSATASVVTDCATGTYGIQVNVTGIGDAPSVTIQSPTGTNVHSNVGPGTYTVSGIPFGSPRTVTVVHNGNSLCNLGLGSFNFTDQGSTCHGAAAHPIPDNGCGTGNYTSVPFCLSSTGTALGTDVFVRSVDVIVSHTWGSDLRMFLRAPDNTEVGLLTAAAGGSGTQFGNAAACPGGLFTFQDGGAPLSGVAGSSTNVGTWAPSQSLSGFHNGQDPTGTWTLRVCDAVGQDAGAVRYVRVNLCTPPTATFTPVDDCGSNQFSVQVNVTGYGAGTTAHLVYTVDGTPFALNSLPLGITTIGPFAVGSEVACSLNNGISNCGAAEATLYSNCPIPIACGTSQTLSHCYRNGDTRTFHFIASNPFETITLSFVSGTMDPNDVIRAYSGSDNNAPPIAQLTGSFTDLFGVSGTSAGDELFLEIDSDGSNSCASGQQSPWVFEAECTAGCVDPDAVITVNTDCNAYSFTIDAEVLFTGDASTTTLRYTVNGGPPTDIPGLLDYDVQTIGPFAMGDAVNVWLLHETDALCNRNFGSFTNAPGCPSAENCVNALNLAAETSPLPGTTVGRTADFSFACGTASGNTAADAIYFIDVPDGNQLRIRQQANNYDSQHYVRYGGACPGSTVIACVDDDGGEVAWVEWTNTTGSTQRVWWIQDGYGSGTGTYTLEWQLLTCPSPTAAAATGITNSQAGANFSGPPGNYLVEYGPAATFTAPGAGPTPGLNGTVISASVSPALITGLAPNTQYRYFVRRDCGGGDYSTNSAGILFTTTNAPTPIGNGACGNNLAIADNGCGSSTYLNAGITISGQPNALGTNVGLSSVELIITHTYRSDLRISLVSPGGQEVQLVNARGGSNDNFGSTTGCPANLFRLVAGGAALSSIPASNNVTGNYAPEQPLTGFNTGNPNGTWILKVCDAASLDLGALRFVRLNFLPIDCQGVLGGSAMPGTPCNDGDACTINDTWSPGCACAGTFQDTDGDLTCDAVDGCPSDPAKTAPGQCGCGNPDTDTDGDLTADCVDGCPSDPAKTAPGICGCGVPDTDTDGDLAADCVDGCPNDPAKTAPGICGCGVPDSDTDGDALADCVDPCPLLAGLQNGDICDANPDAGYTLGQVAGCACVPVPCTNAMNVEFQSDGLSDITWELRQQGTNTLVQSGGGLLPPSPGFNMSTCLPDGCYYLAVLDDGGDGIAGGGYALRDADNKRIIDNRRDAFGNGGFTAGYTSQIANGEGFCLPLGTDRMIFTSCDRLDWKTSPCGGEYVVANGNAAVSAEYGGANASTSGYQMWWFDPNGGYSFKRFQSHATSNGMPAGPTRACHFLINGWSGNQLQEGVLYNVKVRGRIAGNYLPWGAACRFMADNTLAQCPRTKLMDIPDNAFLSCGQLRPLGTGQASLVHARPVRRMNANCNWVNANRYQFRFRIPAEGFELVKTSAAGQYWVNTNGLACSKTYEVEVRASFDGGATWCHGGALWGDVCLLTTTCSSALAEQDVDSGSATAGTLRMYPNPNQGDHVMLSLSAVAEGVQTVSVDIFDAFGKRVAARTIAVQDGFVNTALALNGELANGLYMVSVTAGDRQIVERLVIQR from the coding sequence ATGCACCACGCCAACCCTACCTGGCCTGCTGCCTTTCTGCGGCTGCTGCTCCTGATGGCCCTGCTGGTACCTCCAGCCCTTGCCCGCGCCCAGGTGGCCTCGATGTACGCCTTCAGCCAATCCCCGGGCACCTTCACAGCAATCACCGGCGGCACCCAGCTCTGGGCCACCACCTTCGATGACAACGTGTCGGCAGCGCAGACCATCCCGGCCTTCACCTTCAACGGCACCGCGTACACCCAGCTGTACGTCTCCACCAACGGCTTCATCACCTTCGGATCGGCGCCCGCCGGCAATAACTACACCCCGCTCAGCAGCACCGCCACCTACCAGCGCTGCATCTCGGCCTTCGGCGCCGACCTCGTGAACGCCTCCTCGGGCACCCGCGACGTGCGGTGGCAGACGGTGGGCAACGAGGTGGTGGTGCAGTGGCGCGGCCTAAGGCGCTACAGCTTCTTCGGCCTCTCGGAATCCTTCTCCTTCCAGGTGCGGCTGAACACGGCCACCGGTGAGATCCGCACCGTGTACGGACCCTTCGCCAGCGGCCCGGCCAACAGCACGGCGCAGCAGCCGCAGGTGGGGCTGCGCGGCCCGAGCAACGCCTTCGCCACCGACGTGAACAACCGCCTGGTGGGCACCGGCAGCGAGAACTGGGCCACCAGCCTGGCCGGCACCGCCAACACCAGCGCCATGCGCTTCACCAGCGCCAGCCCGGCCAAGAGCTGGAGCAGCGGCCTCACCTACACCTGGACCCCCGTGAACTGCACGGCCCCGAGCGCGACGGCCAGCGTGGTGACCGATTGCGCCACCGGCACCTACGGCATCCAGGTGAACGTGACCGGCATCGGCGATGCGCCCAGCGTCACCATCCAATCGCCCACGGGCACCAACGTGCACAGCAACGTGGGCCCGGGCACTTACACGGTCAGTGGCATCCCCTTCGGATCGCCGCGCACGGTGACGGTGGTGCACAACGGCAACAGCCTCTGCAACCTGGGCCTGGGCAGCTTCAACTTCACGGACCAGGGCAGCACCTGCCACGGCGCCGCCGCGCACCCCATCCCCGACAACGGCTGCGGCACCGGCAATTACACGTCGGTCCCCTTCTGCCTCTCCAGCACCGGCACCGCACTGGGCACCGACGTCTTCGTGCGGAGCGTGGATGTCATCGTCAGCCACACCTGGGGCAGCGACCTGCGCATGTTCCTGCGCGCACCTGACAACACCGAGGTGGGCCTGCTCACCGCCGCGGCCGGCGGCAGCGGCACCCAGTTCGGCAACGCCGCGGCCTGCCCGGGCGGCCTCTTCACCTTCCAGGACGGCGGCGCTCCGCTCAGCGGCGTGGCGGGCAGCAGCACCAACGTGGGCACCTGGGCGCCCAGCCAGTCGCTCAGCGGCTTCCACAACGGCCAGGACCCCACCGGCACCTGGACGCTGCGCGTGTGCGACGCGGTGGGCCAGGACGCAGGCGCCGTGCGCTACGTGCGCGTTAACCTGTGCACGCCGCCCACGGCCACCTTCACGCCCGTTGACGATTGCGGCAGCAACCAGTTCAGCGTGCAGGTGAACGTGACGGGCTATGGCGCCGGCACCACGGCCCACCTCGTGTACACCGTGGATGGAACGCCCTTCGCCCTCAACAGCCTGCCGCTGGGCATCACCACCATCGGCCCCTTCGCCGTGGGCAGCGAGGTGGCCTGCTCCCTCAACAACGGCATCAGCAATTGCGGCGCAGCGGAGGCCACGCTCTACTCCAACTGCCCCATCCCCATCGCCTGCGGCACCAGCCAGACGCTCTCCCATTGCTACCGCAACGGCGACACGCGCACCTTCCACTTCATTGCCAGCAACCCCTTCGAGACCATCACCCTCAGCTTCGTCTCGGGCACCATGGACCCGAACGATGTGATCCGCGCCTACAGCGGCAGCGACAACAACGCACCCCCCATCGCGCAGCTCACGGGCAGCTTCACCGACCTGTTCGGCGTGTCGGGCACCTCGGCGGGCGATGAGCTCTTCCTGGAGATCGACAGCGACGGATCGAACAGCTGCGCCAGCGGGCAGCAAAGCCCCTGGGTCTTCGAGGCTGAATGCACCGCCGGCTGCGTGGACCCGGATGCCGTCATCACGGTGAACACCGACTGCAACGCGTACAGCTTCACCATCGATGCGGAGGTGCTCTTCACGGGCGATGCGTCCACCACCACGCTGCGCTACACCGTGAACGGCGGCCCGCCCACGGACATCCCCGGCCTGCTCGACTACGATGTGCAGACCATCGGGCCCTTCGCGATGGGCGATGCGGTGAACGTGTGGCTGCTGCACGAGACCGATGCGCTCTGCAACCGCAACTTCGGATCCTTCACCAATGCGCCGGGCTGCCCCAGCGCGGAGAACTGCGTGAACGCGCTGAACCTCGCCGCGGAGACCAGCCCCCTGCCAGGCACCACCGTGGGCCGCACGGCCGATTTCAGCTTCGCCTGCGGCACCGCGAGCGGCAACACGGCGGCCGATGCCATCTACTTCATCGACGTGCCCGACGGGAACCAGCTCCGCATCCGCCAGCAGGCCAACAACTATGATTCACAGCATTACGTGCGCTACGGCGGTGCCTGCCCCGGCAGCACCGTGATCGCCTGCGTGGATGACGACGGCGGCGAGGTGGCCTGGGTGGAATGGACCAACACCACGGGCAGCACCCAGCGCGTATGGTGGATCCAGGACGGCTACGGCAGCGGCACGGGCACCTACACGCTGGAGTGGCAGCTGCTCACCTGCCCGTCGCCCACCGCGGCGGCGGCCACGGGGATCACCAACAGCCAGGCGGGCGCCAATTTCTCCGGCCCTCCCGGCAACTACCTCGTGGAGTACGGGCCGGCGGCCACCTTCACCGCACCGGGCGCTGGCCCCACGCCGGGGCTGAACGGCACGGTGATCAGCGCCAGCGTGTCGCCGGCGCTGATCACGGGCCTGGCGCCGAACACGCAGTACCGCTACTTCGTGCGGCGCGATTGCGGCGGCGGTGACTACAGCACCAACAGCGCGGGCATCCTCTTCACCACCACCAACGCGCCCACCCCCATCGGCAACGGCGCCTGCGGCAACAACCTGGCGATCGCCGACAACGGCTGCGGCAGCAGCACCTACCTCAATGCCGGCATCACCATCAGCGGCCAGCCCAACGCCTTGGGCACCAACGTGGGCCTGAGCAGCGTGGAGCTGATCATCACCCACACCTACCGCAGCGACCTGCGCATCAGCCTGGTGAGCCCCGGAGGCCAGGAGGTGCAGCTGGTGAACGCACGCGGCGGCAGCAATGACAACTTCGGAAGCACAACCGGCTGCCCGGCCAACCTGTTCCGCCTCGTCGCGGGCGGTGCGGCGCTGTCCTCCATCCCCGCTTCCAACAACGTCACCGGCAACTACGCGCCCGAGCAGCCGCTCACCGGCTTCAACACGGGCAACCCCAACGGCACCTGGATCCTGAAGGTCTGCGATGCCGCCTCGCTCGACCTGGGCGCGCTGCGCTTCGTGCGGCTCAACTTCCTGCCCATCGACTGCCAGGGCGTGCTCGGCGGCTCCGCCATGCCCGGCACCCCGTGCAACGACGGCGATGCCTGCACCATCAACGACACCTGGAGCCCCGGCTGCGCCTGCGCCGGCACCTTCCAGGACACCGATGGCGACCTGACCTGCGACGCCGTTGACGGCTGCCCCAGCGATCCGGCGAAGACCGCGCCCGGGCAGTGCGGCTGCGGCAATCCCGACACCGACACCGACGGCGACCTCACCGCCGACTGCGTGGACGGCTGCCCGAGCGACCCGGCGAAGACCGCGCCCGGCATCTGCGGCTGCGGCGTGCCCGACACCGACACCGATGGCGACCTCGCCGCCGATTGCGTGGACGGCTGCCCCAACGACCCGGCGAAGACCGCGCCCGGCATCTGCGGCTGCGGCGTGCCCGATAGCGACACCGATGGCGACGCCCTGGCCGATTGCGTGGACCCCTGCCCGCTGCTGGCCGGCCTGCAGAACGGCGACATCTGCGATGCCAACCCCGATGCGGGCTACACGCTGGGCCAGGTGGCCGGATGCGCCTGCGTGCCGGTGCCGTGCACCAACGCCATGAATGTCGAGTTCCAGAGCGACGGGCTCAGCGACATCACCTGGGAGCTGCGCCAGCAAGGCACGAACACGCTGGTGCAGAGCGGCGGCGGCCTGCTGCCCCCCAGCCCGGGATTCAACATGAGCACCTGCCTGCCCGACGGCTGTTACTACCTGGCGGTGCTGGACGATGGCGGCGACGGCATCGCCGGCGGCGGATACGCGCTGCGCGATGCGGACAACAAGCGCATCATCGACAACCGGCGCGATGCCTTCGGCAACGGCGGCTTCACCGCGGGCTACACCAGCCAGATCGCCAATGGCGAGGGCTTCTGCCTGCCGCTGGGCACCGACCGCATGATCTTCACCAGCTGCGACCGGCTCGACTGGAAGACCAGCCCCTGCGGCGGCGAATACGTGGTGGCCAACGGCAATGCGGCCGTGAGCGCTGAATACGGCGGCGCCAACGCCAGCACCAGCGGCTACCAGATGTGGTGGTTCGACCCCAACGGCGGTTACAGCTTCAAGCGCTTCCAGAGCCATGCCACCAGCAACGGCATGCCGGCGGGCCCCACCCGCGCCTGCCACTTCCTCATCAACGGCTGGAGCGGCAACCAGCTGCAGGAGGGCGTGCTCTACAACGTGAAGGTGCGCGGCCGCATCGCCGGCAACTACCTGCCCTGGGGCGCCGCCTGCCGCTTCATGGCGGACAATACGCTGGCGCAATGCCCCCGCACCAAGCTCATGGACATCCCGGACAACGCCTTCCTCTCCTGCGGCCAGCTGCGGCCGCTGGGCACCGGCCAGGCCAGCCTGGTGCATGCCCGCCCCGTGCGCCGCATGAATGCCAACTGCAATTGGGTGAACGCCAACCGCTACCAGTTCCGCTTCCGCATCCCGGCAGAGGGCTTCGAGCTGGTGAAGACCAGCGCCGCCGGACAGTACTGGGTGAACACCAACGGCCTGGCGTGCAGCAAGACCTACGAGGTGGAGGTGCGCGCCAGCTTCGATGGCGGCGCCACTTGGTGCCATGGCGGAGCGCTGTGGGGCGATGTGTGCCTGCTCACCACCACCTGCAGCAGCGCCCTGGCCGAGCAGGACGTGGACTCCGGCAGCGCCACCGCCGGCACCTTGCGCATGTACCCCAACCCCAACCAAGGTGACCACGTGATGCTGAGCCTGAGCGCGGTGGCCGAGGGCGTGCAGACGGTGAGCGTGGACATCTTCGATGCCTTCGGCAAGCGCGTGGCCGCTCGCACCATCGCGGTGCAGGACGGCTTCGTGAACACCGCCCTGGCGTTGAACGGCGAGCTCGCCAATGGGCTGTACATGGTGAGCGTCACCGCCGGCGATCGACAGATCGTGGAGCGCTTGGTGATCCAACGGTAG